A single region of the Chryseobacterium culicis genome encodes:
- a CDS encoding helix-turn-helix domain-containing protein, whose translation MHDSLDEIERFIISKVKEIREQRGISQTSLSLAIGKSTSYISDIEAHSKTAKYNIKSLNLISKALGCSPKDFWPEQPILEEKYEFVKEIEIKRKS comes from the coding sequence ATGCATGATTCTTTAGACGAAATAGAACGATTTATAATTTCAAAAGTGAAAGAAATAAGAGAACAGAGAGGTATTAGCCAAACTTCACTTTCTTTAGCAATTGGTAAGAGTACAAGTTATATTTCAGATATTGAAGCACATTCCAAAACTGCAAAATATAATATTAAAAGCCTAAACTTAATATCGAAAGCTTTAGGGTGCTCTCCAAAAGACTTCTGGCCAGAACAGCCGATTTTGGAAGAAAAATACGAATTTGTAAAGGAAATAGAAATAAAAAGAAAATCCTAG
- a CDS encoding HNH endonuclease → MSDKINNHYIFDKKDNSIIKSNFNTYLDWDKACFDDLKDKVKIFLRNEQKNKCCYCKKELKFDLKDVDIEHIIPKSTYSKFTFHKYNLALSCPACNTIKGSKEVLKKAVINYPRDSKHLKIIHSHFDNYSEHIRIENDCVFIPLTKKGSETITICELYRLITVEQKAKESLIKKSDNKLLKDVLKLPKKEKVKLINELLQRDLK, encoded by the coding sequence ATGAGTGATAAAATTAATAATCATTATATATTTGACAAAAAAGATAACTCAATTATTAAAAGTAATTTTAATACCTACTTAGATTGGGATAAGGCTTGTTTTGATGATTTAAAGGATAAAGTCAAAATATTCTTACGAAATGAACAAAAGAACAAATGTTGCTATTGCAAAAAAGAATTAAAATTCGACTTGAAGGATGTTGATATTGAACATATTATTCCAAAATCAACTTATAGTAAATTCACATTTCACAAATATAATTTAGCATTATCGTGTCCAGCTTGCAACACAATTAAAGGCAGTAAAGAAGTTCTTAAAAAAGCAGTTATAAACTACCCAAGAGATTCTAAGCATTTAAAAATTATCCATTCGCATTTTGATAATTATTCTGAACATATTAGAATTGAAAATGATTGCGTATTTATACCTTTAACAAAAAAAGGTAGTGAAACTATCACAATATGCGAATTATATAGATTAATAACTGTTGAACAGAAGGCAAAAGAAAGCTTAATTAAAAAAAGTGATAACAAATTACTAAAAGATGTTTTAAAATTACCAAAAAAAGAGAAAGTAAAATTAATTAATGAATTATTACAACGAGACCTAAAATAA